In Choloepus didactylus isolate mChoDid1 chromosome 18, mChoDid1.pri, whole genome shotgun sequence, a single genomic region encodes these proteins:
- the SLC35G6 gene encoding solute carrier family 35 member G6 yields the protein MAGSHPYFNLPDFTQPSPPSTPSSLPSNQRIRPSDTTKGLLVALLGGGLPAGFVGPFSRMAYQTSHLPSLELLICRCLFHLPIGLLLKLRGDPLLGPPDVRGRACLHALLNVLSIGCAYSAVQAVPAGIAATVRKGSSTICSALLALCLESQGLSSYDWCGLLGSILGLIIIVGPGLGTLQEGTTGIYTALGYVLAFLGGMALSLGLLVYRSLDFPSCLPTVAFLFGLVGLVTSVPGLFVLQTPVLPKDPLSWSCVVAVGILALVSFVCVSYAVTKAHPALVCAVLHSEVVVALMLQYYVLYETVAPSDIMGAGVVLGSIAIITAQNLSCEREGQVKK from the exons ATG GCTGGCAGTCACCCCTACTTCAACCTGCCCGACTTCACCCAGCCGTCGCCACCCTCCACTCCGTCCAGCCTCCCCTCAAACCAGCGCATCCGGCCCTCTGATACCACCAAGGGCCTGCTTGTGGCCTTGCTGGGTGGGGGCCTGCCCGCCGGCTTCGTGGGCCCCTTCTCCCGTATGGCTTACCAGACTTCCCACTTGCCCTCGCTGGAGCTGCTCATCTGTCGATGCCTCTTCCATCTCCCCATCGGCCTGCTACTCAAACTGCGCGGCGACCCACTGTTGGGGCCTCCCGATGTCCGGGGCCGGGCCTGCCTCCACGCCCTGCTCAATGTCCTCAGCATCGGCTGCGCTTACAGTGCAGTTCAGGCGGTGCCCGCGGGCATCGCTGCCACCGTCCGCAAAGGTTCTTCTACCATCTGCTCTGCTCTCCTCGCCCTCTGCCTGGAGAGCCAGGGTCTCAGCAGCTATGACTGGTGTGGCCTGTTGGGCAGCATCCTGGGACTGATCATCATTGTGGGACCCGGGCTGGGGACACTGCAGGAAGGGACCACGGGCATCTACACCGCCCTGGGCTACGTGCTGGCTTTCCTGGGTGGCATGGCCCTGTCCCTGGGGCTTTTGGTGTATCGTTCCCTGGACTTCCCCTCCTGCCTACCGACAGTGGCCTTCCTGTTTGGCTTGGTGGGGCTGGTGACCTCTGTGCCGGGGCTTTTTGTGCTGCAGACCCCCGTGCTGCCCAAGGACCCTCTGAGTTGGAGCTGCGTGGTGGCAGTGGGGATCCTCGCCCTGGTCTCCTTTGTGTGTGTGAGCTATGCGGTCACCAAGGCCCACCCGGCCTTGGTGTGTGCTGTCCTGCACTCGGAGGTAGTGGTGGCCCTGATGCTGCAGTACTACGTGCTCTATGAGACTGTGGCACCTTCTGACATCATGGGGGCAGGGGTCGTATTAGGCAGCATTGCCATCATCACCGCCCAGAACCTCAGCTGTGAAAGGGAGGGCCAGGTAAAGAAGTGA